The following are encoded together in the Methylorubrum sp. B1-46 genome:
- a CDS encoding SDR family NAD(P)-dependent oxidoreductase, whose product MLLTGASRGIGHATVKRFSAAGWRVITCSRHAFPENCPWEMGPEDHLQVDLADAADTVRGVREVAERLAAEGGLLHALVNNAGISPKGPAGERLGALTTEYEDWARVFQVNFFAPILLARGLCDELKRARGSIVNVTSIAGSRVHPFAGAAYGTSKAALAGLTREMAADFGPLGVRVNAISPGEIDTSILSPGTDKLVEQIPQRRLGTPDEVAKAIYFLCTEASSYVNGAELHINGGQHV is encoded by the coding sequence ATGCTGCTCACCGGCGCGAGCCGCGGCATCGGGCATGCCACCGTCAAGCGCTTCTCCGCCGCGGGCTGGCGCGTCATCACCTGCTCGCGCCACGCCTTCCCCGAGAACTGCCCCTGGGAGATGGGACCGGAGGACCACCTCCAGGTCGATCTCGCCGATGCGGCGGATACGGTGCGCGGCGTGCGGGAGGTGGCCGAGCGGCTCGCCGCCGAGGGCGGCCTGCTGCACGCGCTCGTCAACAATGCCGGCATCTCGCCCAAAGGGCCGGCGGGCGAGCGGCTCGGTGCGCTCACCACCGAGTACGAGGACTGGGCCCGTGTCTTCCAGGTCAACTTCTTCGCGCCGATCCTGCTGGCGCGGGGCCTGTGCGACGAGCTGAAACGCGCGCGCGGCTCGATCGTCAACGTCACCTCGATCGCCGGCTCGCGGGTCCACCCCTTCGCGGGTGCCGCCTACGGCACCTCGAAGGCGGCGCTGGCCGGCCTCACCCGCGAGATGGCCGCGGATTTCGGGCCGCTCGGCGTGCGCGTCAACGCGATCTCACCCGGTGAGATCGACACCTCGATCCTCTCGCCCGGCACCGACAAGCTGGTGGAGCAGATCCCGCAGCGCCGCCTCGGCACGCCGGACGAGGTCGCCAAGGCGATCTACTTCCTCTGCACCGAGGCCTCCTCCTACGTGAACGGCGCCGAACTCCACATCAACGGCGGCCAGCATGTCTGA
- the dxs gene encoding 1-deoxy-D-xylulose-5-phosphate synthase — protein sequence MALADTTILEGLETPDRLRLLPESELQTVADAVRAEMIDAVSITGGHLGSGLGVVELTVALHHVFDTPDDRIVWDVGHQCYPHKILTGRRDRIRTLRQGGGLSGFTKRSESEYDPFGAAHSSTSISAALGMAVARDLDEAEAKAKGGPAPKRRNMIAVIGDGSMSAGMAYEAMNNAGALHSRLIVILNDNDMSIAPPVGAMSAYLARLASGGTYRSLRETAKQLGKLLPKALYQRAAAAEEYARSLIVGGGTMFEEMGFHYVGPVDGHNLDHLLPVLKNVRDSDQGPILLHVVTQKGKGYAPAEASADRYHGVVKFDVVSGVQAKAKANAPAYTRVFGESLIKAADADPKVVAITAAMPGGTGIDLFGKAHPDKTFDVGIAEQHAVTFAGGLATEGYKPFVAIYSTFLQRAYDQVVHDVALQNLPVRFCLDRAGLVGADGATHAGAFDLAYLCCLPNMTVMAAADEAELVHMVATCHAHDSGPIALRYPRGEGVGVELPERGEPLAIGRGRVVRRPEGARVALLSLGTRLSEALKAADALEAEGVAATVADARFAKPLDAELIVDLAMHHEVLVTVEEGSVGGFGAMVLHLLSERGVLDAGRVRVRTLTLPDLYQDHDKPEKMYAEAGLDAEGILKAVRAALPEKAVQREGSVVSLKR from the coding sequence GTGGCACTAGCGGACACGACGATCCTAGAGGGTCTTGAGACGCCGGATCGTCTCCGGCTTCTGCCGGAGAGCGAGCTGCAGACAGTGGCCGACGCGGTGCGCGCCGAGATGATCGACGCGGTGTCGATCACCGGCGGCCATCTCGGCTCGGGCCTGGGCGTGGTCGAACTCACCGTGGCCCTGCACCACGTGTTCGACACCCCCGACGACCGCATCGTCTGGGACGTCGGGCACCAGTGCTACCCGCACAAGATCCTCACCGGACGGCGCGACCGCATCCGGACGCTCCGCCAGGGCGGCGGGTTGTCGGGCTTCACCAAGCGCTCCGAGAGTGAGTACGACCCCTTCGGCGCGGCGCACTCCTCCACCTCGATCTCCGCCGCGCTCGGCATGGCGGTGGCCCGCGACCTCGACGAGGCGGAGGCCAAGGCCAAGGGCGGCCCGGCGCCGAAGCGCCGCAACATGATCGCGGTGATCGGCGACGGCTCGATGTCGGCCGGCATGGCGTATGAAGCCATGAACAATGCCGGCGCGCTGCACTCGCGCCTGATCGTCATCCTCAACGACAACGACATGTCGATCGCGCCGCCCGTCGGCGCCATGTCGGCCTACCTCGCGCGGCTGGCCTCCGGCGGCACCTACCGTTCGCTCCGCGAGACCGCCAAGCAGCTCGGCAAGCTCTTGCCGAAGGCGCTCTACCAGCGCGCGGCGGCGGCCGAAGAGTATGCCCGCTCGCTGATCGTGGGCGGCGGCACGATGTTCGAGGAGATGGGCTTCCACTATGTGGGCCCCGTCGACGGGCACAACCTCGATCATCTGCTGCCGGTCCTGAAGAACGTGCGCGACTCGGATCAGGGCCCGATCCTGCTTCACGTGGTGACGCAGAAGGGCAAGGGCTACGCGCCGGCTGAAGCATCCGCCGACCGCTACCACGGCGTGGTGAAGTTCGACGTGGTCTCAGGGGTCCAGGCCAAGGCCAAGGCGAACGCCCCGGCCTATACGCGGGTGTTCGGCGAGAGCCTGATCAAGGCGGCCGATGCCGACCCGAAGGTAGTGGCGATCACCGCGGCGATGCCCGGCGGCACCGGCATCGACCTGTTCGGCAAGGCGCATCCGGACAAGACCTTCGACGTCGGCATCGCCGAGCAGCACGCGGTGACCTTTGCCGGCGGCTTGGCCACTGAGGGCTACAAGCCGTTCGTGGCGATCTACTCGACCTTCCTGCAGCGGGCCTACGATCAGGTCGTGCACGACGTGGCCTTGCAGAACCTGCCCGTGCGCTTCTGCCTCGACCGGGCCGGTCTCGTCGGCGCGGACGGGGCGACGCATGCGGGTGCGTTCGATCTGGCCTATCTCTGCTGCCTGCCGAACATGACGGTGATGGCGGCGGCCGACGAGGCCGAGCTGGTGCACATGGTGGCGACCTGCCACGCGCATGATTCGGGCCCGATCGCCCTGCGCTATCCGCGCGGCGAGGGTGTCGGCGTCGAGTTGCCGGAGAGGGGCGAGCCGCTCGCCATCGGCCGCGGGCGCGTGGTGCGGCGCCCCGAGGGCGCGCGGGTGGCGCTGCTGTCGCTGGGCACGCGCCTGTCGGAGGCGTTGAAGGCGGCCGACGCGCTGGAGGCGGAGGGTGTTGCGGCGACGGTGGCCGATGCGCGCTTTGCCAAGCCGCTGGACGCGGAGCTGATCGTCGATCTGGCCATGCACCACGAGGTTCTGGTGACGGTGGAGGAGGGCTCGGTCGGCGGCTTCGGCGCGATGGTGCTGCACCTCTTGTCGGAGCGGGGCGTTCTGGATGCGGGCCGTGTCCGGGTTCGCACGCTGACGCTGCCGGACCTGTACCAGGACCACGACAAGCCGGAGAAGATGTACGCCGAGGCCGGTCTCGACGCCGAGGGCATCCTCAAGGCCGTGCGCGCCGCTCTGCCGGAGAAGGCGGTGCAGCGCGAGGGCAGCGTGGTGAGCCTGAAGCGGTAG
- a CDS encoding DNA-3-methyladenine glycosylase I, with amino-acid sequence MSADASGLILHPDGCPRCWWPGLDPFYVAYHDTEWGVPEFDARALYEKLILDGFQAGLSWITILRRREGFRRAFAGFEPERVARFTEADVERLMGDTGIIRNRAKIRGAINGARAWLAIEEAGPGFSSFLWDFCDGRPIQTKAASRAEIATETDVSRRMGKALKAKGFTFCGPTIVHAFMQAVGMVNDHLTGCHRHAACAALGKSLGKSLGEGRHP; translated from the coding sequence ATGAGCGCGGACGCCTCCGGCCTCATCCTTCATCCCGACGGCTGCCCGCGCTGCTGGTGGCCAGGGCTCGACCCGTTCTACGTCGCCTATCACGACACCGAGTGGGGCGTGCCCGAGTTCGACGCGCGCGCCTTGTACGAAAAACTAATCCTCGACGGGTTCCAGGCGGGCCTGTCGTGGATCACCATCCTGCGCCGCCGCGAGGGCTTCCGCCGCGCTTTCGCCGGCTTCGAGCCGGAGCGGGTCGCCCGCTTCACCGAGGCCGATGTCGAGCGGCTGATGGGCGACACCGGCATCATCCGCAACCGCGCCAAGATCCGCGGCGCGATCAACGGGGCGCGGGCATGGCTCGCGATCGAAGAGGCGGGGCCGGGCTTCTCGTCCTTCCTCTGGGATTTCTGCGACGGCCGGCCGATCCAGACGAAGGCGGCGAGCCGGGCCGAGATCGCGACCGAAACCGACGTCTCAAGACGGATGGGCAAGGCGTTGAAGGCAAAAGGCTTCACCTTCTGCGGGCCCACCATCGTCCACGCCTTCATGCAGGCGGTCGGCATGGTCAACGACCACCTCACCGGCTGCCACCGCCACGCCGCCTGCGCGGCTCTTGGCAAGAGTCTTGGCAAGAGTCTTGGCGAGGGCCGCCATCCGTGA
- a CDS encoding exodeoxyribonuclease VII small subunit: MNDHTPDASAAALDDLPFERAMEQLEEIVRRLERGDVPLDESVAIYERGEALKRHCETLLKRAEARIQKIAIGPDGRAAGTAPLDIE, translated from the coding sequence ATGAACGATCATACACCCGACGCGTCGGCGGCGGCGCTGGACGATCTGCCCTTCGAGCGGGCGATGGAGCAGCTCGAGGAGATCGTGCGCCGGCTGGAGCGCGGCGACGTGCCCCTCGACGAGTCGGTGGCGATCTACGAGCGCGGCGAGGCGCTCAAGCGGCACTGCGAGACGCTGCTGAAGCGGGCCGAGGCGCGCATCCAGAAGATCGCGATCGGGCCGGACGGCCGGGCCGCGGGCACCGCGCCGCTCGATATCGAGTAG
- the pdxH gene encoding pyridoxamine 5'-phosphate oxidase translates to MAIDRLREGDTGGDPVHPQDFTLSSDPWALFSAWMAEAEAAEPVDANAMALATAGPDGLPDVRVVLLKGYDPRGLVFYTNAESAKGEQLLANPQAATVLYWKSLGRQIRARGPVSRVTIEEADAYFESRHRDSRIGAVASRQSRPLLDRPTLMAEVAALSEKYENGPVPRPEHWLGFRIAPVQLEFWQNGAYRLHDRVRFTREGDGWARARLYP, encoded by the coding sequence ATGGCCATCGATCGGTTAAGAGAGGGTGATACCGGCGGAGATCCGGTCCACCCACAGGATTTCACGTTATCGTCAGACCCCTGGGCGCTGTTTTCCGCCTGGATGGCCGAGGCGGAAGCCGCGGAGCCCGTCGACGCCAACGCCATGGCGCTCGCCACCGCCGGCCCCGACGGCCTGCCCGACGTGCGGGTGGTGCTCCTGAAGGGCTACGATCCGCGCGGGCTCGTCTTCTACACCAACGCCGAATCGGCCAAGGGCGAGCAATTGCTGGCCAACCCACAGGCGGCGACGGTGCTGTACTGGAAGTCCCTGGGCCGGCAGATCCGCGCCCGCGGCCCCGTCTCCCGCGTGACGATCGAGGAGGCCGACGCCTATTTCGAGAGCCGCCACCGCGACAGCCGCATCGGCGCCGTCGCCAGCCGTCAGTCGCGCCCGCTCCTCGACCGCCCGACCCTGATGGCCGAGGTCGCCGCCCTGTCCGAGAAGTACGAGAACGGCCCGGTGCCGCGCCCCGAGCACTGGCTCGGCTTCCGGATCGCCCCGGTGCAACTGGAGTTCTGGCAGAACGGTGCCTACCGCCTGCACGACCGCGTCCGCTTCACCCGCGAGGGCGACGGCTGGGCCCGCGCGCGGCTCTATCCCTGA
- a CDS encoding tyrosine phosphatase family protein has product MPSLHICPLSRLAETVASSGASYLITLATLGSTVERPAAIRPEHHLRVGFSDIAAPLEGHLPPGEAHVRAVLDFAAAWPRERPMVIHCYAGISRSTAAAYAAACALRPSVSEADLAQELRHLAPSATPNRLFVEIADRLLGREGRMSAAIAGIGRGAEAYEGAPFRIALA; this is encoded by the coding sequence ATGCCGAGCCTTCACATCTGCCCTCTCTCGCGCTTGGCCGAGACCGTCGCTTCGAGCGGCGCAAGTTATCTTATTACCCTGGCGACGCTGGGCAGCACGGTAGAGCGTCCGGCCGCGATCCGCCCGGAACACCATCTCCGGGTCGGCTTCAGCGACATCGCCGCGCCGCTGGAAGGCCACTTGCCGCCCGGTGAGGCGCATGTGCGGGCGGTTCTCGACTTCGCGGCGGCGTGGCCGCGCGAGCGGCCGATGGTGATCCACTGCTACGCCGGCATCAGCCGCTCGACCGCGGCGGCCTATGCGGCGGCCTGCGCCCTGCGGCCATCGGTGAGCGAGGCGGACCTCGCGCAGGAGTTGCGGCACCTCGCGCCGAGCGCCACGCCGAATCGGCTGTTCGTGGAGATCGCCGACCGCCTGCTCGGGCGCGAGGGGCGGATGAGCGCGGCGATCGCCGGGATCGGGCGCGGCGCCGAGGCTTACGAGGGGGCGCCGTTCCGGATCGCCCTGGCGTGA
- a CDS encoding response regulator codes for MSEAETRPTVLVVEDDAVIRHAALELIAEAGFAVREACNGNEAIRLLDAVQESGETVCVVVTDIDMPLGIDGIKLAACIDRRWPDIGIVITSGKVRPAPGDVPTDGLFIRKPYTEESLISAIRSVMR; via the coding sequence GTGAGCGAAGCGGAAACGAGGCCGACCGTCCTCGTCGTGGAGGATGATGCCGTGATCCGGCACGCCGCGCTGGAGCTGATCGCCGAGGCGGGATTTGCTGTCCGCGAGGCCTGCAACGGCAACGAGGCGATCCGCCTGCTCGACGCGGTTCAGGAATCGGGCGAGACGGTCTGCGTCGTCGTCACCGACATCGACATGCCGCTCGGCATCGACGGCATCAAGCTCGCCGCCTGCATCGACCGGCGCTGGCCGGACATCGGCATCGTCATCACCTCGGGCAAGGTGCGACCCGCCCCCGGCGACGTGCCGACCGACGGCCTGTTCATCCGCAAGCCCTATACCGAGGAGAGCCTGATCTCGGCGATCCGCTCGGTGATGCGGTGA
- a CDS encoding RT0821/Lpp0805 family surface protein yields the protein MRLRPCKALARARSAEGVSQGTCEVACEGTSGPAREPAPRHGGPARLAGLLALGLVISCGGCSGPILSFKAEEPPAAPEPLVTGSIPKRPASFGRDLDGEDWRRAHAALSVALDPQGNGRPVKWENPETAMRGAINPTGLPYVAGDEICRDFLATVVGGANSRFVRGTGCKPSGGEWELKRLRASVNAKS from the coding sequence ATGCGTCTGCGTCCGTGTAAAGCCCTCGCTCGTGCGCGCTCCGCCGAAGGGGTGTCCCAAGGGACGTGCGAAGTGGCGTGCGAAGGGACGTCCGGTCCGGCGCGCGAGCCCGCGCCCCGGCATGGCGGCCCGGCCCGGCTCGCGGGCCTTCTGGCGCTCGGCCTCGTGATCTCCTGCGGCGGCTGCAGCGGGCCGATCCTGTCGTTCAAGGCGGAGGAACCGCCGGCCGCCCCCGAACCGCTCGTGACGGGCAGCATCCCGAAGCGGCCCGCGAGCTTCGGACGCGACCTCGACGGCGAGGATTGGCGCCGGGCCCACGCCGCGCTCTCCGTCGCCCTCGATCCGCAGGGCAACGGGCGCCCGGTGAAGTGGGAGAATCCGGAGACCGCCATGCGCGGCGCGATCAACCCCACCGGCCTGCCCTACGTCGCCGGCGACGAGATCTGCCGCGACTTCCTCGCCACCGTCGTCGGCGGCGCCAACAGCCGCTTCGTGCGCGGCACGGGCTGCAAGCCCTCCGGCGGCGAGTGGGAGTTGAAGCGGCTGCGCGCCTCCGTCAACGCGAAGTCCTGA
- a CDS encoding dihydroorotase encodes MEAPFDLVLSGGTLVNHDGEHSADLGIRGGRVAAIGDLSGAAAAERRDCRGLHLLPGVIDSQVHFREPGLDHKEDLETGSRAAVMGGVTAVFEMPNTNPQTTSAAALADKVARAHHRMHCDFAFWVGGTHENAGEVAELERLPGAAGIKVFIGSSTGSLLVEDDAGVRAILSRIRRRAAFHSEDEPMLRERKGLRVPGDPASHPVWRSPDVAVKATERLIAIARETGARIHILHISTRDEMPILADAKDVASVEVTPHHLTLDGSEAYARLGTLVQMNPPVRDVGHRNGIWRGLSQGIVDVLGSDHAPHTLAEKAKPYPDSPSGMTGVQTLVPIMLDHVAAGRLSLARFVDLTSAGPKRLFGIARKGRLAMGYDADVTVVDLKRRETIRNEWIASKCGWTPYDGVTVTGWPVGTVVRGTPVMWQGELANPSRGEAVVFEEALPAQAETGRS; translated from the coding sequence ATGGAAGCGCCTTTCGACCTCGTCCTGTCCGGCGGCACGCTGGTGAACCACGACGGCGAGCACAGCGCCGATCTCGGCATCCGCGGCGGACGCGTGGCAGCCATCGGCGATCTCTCGGGCGCGGCGGCTGCCGAGCGGCGCGATTGCCGCGGCCTGCACCTCCTGCCCGGCGTGATCGACAGCCAGGTGCATTTCCGCGAGCCCGGCCTCGACCACAAGGAGGATCTGGAGACGGGCTCGCGCGCGGCGGTGATGGGCGGCGTCACGGCGGTGTTCGAGATGCCCAACACCAACCCGCAGACCACGAGCGCCGCGGCGCTCGCCGACAAGGTCGCCCGCGCGCACCACCGGATGCATTGCGACTTCGCCTTCTGGGTCGGCGGCACCCACGAGAATGCGGGCGAGGTGGCCGAGCTGGAGCGGCTGCCGGGAGCGGCCGGGATCAAGGTGTTCATCGGCTCCTCCACCGGCTCGCTGCTGGTCGAGGACGATGCGGGCGTGCGGGCGATCCTGAGCCGCATCCGCCGCCGCGCCGCCTTCCATTCCGAGGACGAGCCGATGCTGCGGGAGCGGAAAGGGCTTCGCGTGCCGGGCGATCCCGCTTCGCACCCGGTCTGGCGCTCGCCGGACGTTGCGGTGAAGGCGACCGAGCGGCTGATCGCGATCGCGCGGGAGACGGGCGCGCGCATCCACATCCTGCACATCTCGACCCGGGACGAGATGCCGATCCTGGCCGACGCCAAGGACGTGGCAAGCGTCGAGGTGACACCGCACCACCTGACCCTCGACGGCAGCGAGGCCTATGCCCGGCTCGGGACGCTGGTGCAGATGAATCCGCCGGTGCGCGATGTCGGGCATCGCAACGGAATCTGGCGCGGGCTGTCGCAAGGGATCGTCGACGTGCTCGGCTCCGACCACGCGCCGCACACGCTTGCAGAGAAGGCCAAGCCCTATCCGGATTCTCCCTCGGGCATGACCGGCGTGCAGACGCTGGTGCCGATCATGCTCGACCACGTGGCGGCCGGCCGTCTCTCGCTCGCCCGCTTCGTCGACCTGACCAGCGCCGGCCCCAAGCGCCTGTTCGGCATCGCCCGGAAAGGGCGGCTCGCGATGGGCTACGATGCCGACGTCACCGTGGTCGATCTCAAGCGGCGCGAGACCATCCGCAATGAATGGATCGCCTCGAAATGCGGCTGGACGCCCTATGACGGCGTCACCGTCACCGGCTGGCCGGTGGGCACGGTGGTGCGCGGCACGCCTGTGATGTGGCAGGGCGAGCTGGCCAACCCGTCGCGGGGCGAGGCGGTGGTGTTCGAGGAAGCGCTGCCGGCGCAGGCGGAGACGGGAAGATCCTGA
- a CDS encoding HD family hydrolase: protein MLSGRRLDLLDPSPLDVEIADIAHGLARVARWNGQTAGPHVFSVAQHSLLVEAIGGGLDPRIGRPERLELLLHDAPEYVIGDIISPLKNAIGDAYRSVERRLLAAIRQRFGLGAPSPALSRLVKRADRIAAAIEATRLAGFSQAEADGIFGRLPVLPEPLSADIERLVAGWPTAEAEACYRTRFEALQRGA, encoded by the coding sequence ATGCTGTCGGGCCGGCGGCTCGACCTGCTCGACCCTTCGCCGCTCGATGTCGAGATCGCCGACATCGCCCACGGACTCGCCCGCGTCGCCCGCTGGAACGGGCAGACGGCGGGGCCGCACGTCTTCTCGGTGGCGCAGCACTCCCTGCTGGTCGAAGCGATCGGCGGCGGCCTCGATCCGCGGATCGGGAGGCCGGAGCGGCTCGAATTGTTGCTGCACGACGCGCCCGAATACGTCATCGGCGACATCATCTCGCCGCTGAAGAACGCGATCGGCGACGCCTATCGCAGCGTCGAGCGGCGCCTGCTCGCGGCGATCCGCCAGCGCTTCGGTCTCGGCGCGCCCTCCCCGGCCCTGTCGCGGCTGGTCAAGCGTGCCGACCGGATCGCCGCGGCGATCGAGGCGACCCGGCTCGCCGGCTTCTCGCAAGCCGAGGCCGATGGGATCTTCGGTCGCCTTCCGGTCCTGCCGGAGCCGCTGTCCGCCGACATCGAGCGGCTGGTGGCCGGATGGCCGACGGCGGAGGCGGAGGCGTGCTATCGCACCCGCTTCGAGGCGCTCCAGCGCGGAGCGTGA
- a CDS encoding NUDIX hydrolase: MSGAGQEDRGPDDGRLFPARPLIGVSIAVIRDGRVLLAARANEPVRGVWTLPGGLLEAGESLAEGALRELQEEVGALAEVVGPSLTPTEIILRDEAGRIRHHYVIHPHAALWRAVEPVPGPEALAVRWAHLDEIAGLVTTPGLIDTLREAFSRVGQVAEGSQ, translated from the coding sequence GTGAGCGGCGCCGGGCAGGAGGACAGGGGGCCGGATGACGGGCGGCTGTTTCCGGCCCGCCCGCTGATCGGCGTGTCGATCGCGGTGATCCGCGACGGCCGCGTGCTGCTCGCCGCGCGTGCCAACGAACCGGTGCGCGGCGTCTGGACCCTGCCCGGCGGCCTGCTGGAGGCCGGTGAATCCCTTGCCGAGGGGGCGCTTCGCGAATTGCAGGAGGAGGTCGGCGCGCTCGCCGAGGTGGTCGGCCCGAGCCTGACGCCGACCGAGATCATCCTGCGGGACGAGGCCGGCCGCATCCGCCACCACTACGTGATCCACCCTCATGCCGCGCTCTGGCGCGCGGTCGAGCCGGTGCCGGGGCCGGAGGCGCTCGCCGTGCGCTGGGCGCATCTCGACGAAATCGCGGGGCTGGTCACCACGCCGGGACTGATCGACACCCTGCGCGAGGCGTTCTCCCGCGTGGGTCAGGTGGCTGAAGGTTCGCAATGA
- a CDS encoding TIGR02301 family protein, translated as MRLILATLLALIPAAEAFAQQRSSPARSAPKPPEKEKEKEPPPPAEPPPAPYDRDLMRLSEIVGALAFLRSLCAEPDAAEWPAQMKAILDSEGVTPSRRDRLAGAYNRGFRGYSLTYRICTPAAGEAARRYIAEGERLSHAIAGRFGG; from the coding sequence ATGCGGCTGATCCTCGCAACCTTGCTCGCCCTCATCCCGGCGGCGGAGGCGTTCGCCCAGCAGCGCTCGAGCCCAGCCCGATCCGCTCCGAAGCCGCCCGAGAAGGAGAAGGAGAAGGAGCCGCCGCCCCCGGCCGAGCCGCCGCCCGCGCCCTACGACCGCGACCTGATGCGGCTCTCCGAGATCGTCGGGGCGCTCGCCTTCCTGCGCAGCCTCTGCGCCGAGCCGGACGCCGCCGAGTGGCCGGCGCAGATGAAGGCGATCCTCGACAGTGAGGGCGTCACCCCGAGCCGCCGCGACCGGCTGGCCGGCGCCTACAACCGGGGCTTTCGCGGCTACAGCCTGACCTACCGGATCTGCACGCCCGCCGCGGGCGAGGCCGCCCGCCGCTACATCGCCGAGGGCGAGCGGCTCTCGCACGCCATCGCCGGGCGGTTCGGCGGATAG
- a CDS encoding folate-binding protein YgfZ, protein MPIALLPDRAVVAVSGPDALPFLQGILTCNVETLPEGEARLGALLTPQGKIQFDFLVSRTGDGFRLDVAAERVPDLVKRLGLYRLRAKVSIAADPTLGVAAAWNGAETAAETVRVRDGRLPALGERLYFSQGAFSADATEDAYHAHRIGLGVPEGGRDFALSDAFPHEALMDQLGGVDFKKGCYVGQEVVSRMQHRGTARTRILPIVYRDGPAPEPGTEVTAGARSLGVTGSRAGDRGLATIRLDRLGDALAADEPVRAGGTVAGVMKPDFATFAFPSDTAAAG, encoded by the coding sequence ATGCCGATCGCCCTGCTGCCGGACCGTGCCGTCGTCGCCGTGTCGGGGCCGGACGCGCTCCCCTTTCTGCAAGGCATCCTCACCTGCAACGTCGAGACCCTGCCCGAGGGTGAGGCGCGGCTCGGCGCGCTGCTGACGCCCCAGGGCAAGATCCAGTTCGATTTCCTGGTGTCGCGCACCGGGGACGGCTTCCGCCTCGATGTCGCGGCCGAGCGCGTGCCCGATCTCGTCAAGCGGCTCGGCCTCTACCGCCTGCGGGCCAAGGTGAGCATCGCCGCCGATCCGACTCTCGGTGTCGCCGCAGCCTGGAACGGCGCCGAGACGGCTGCGGAAACCGTGCGCGTGCGCGACGGGCGCCTGCCCGCGCTGGGCGAGCGGCTGTACTTCTCGCAAGGCGCCTTCTCGGCGGATGCGACGGAGGACGCGTATCACGCCCACCGCATCGGCCTCGGCGTGCCGGAGGGCGGGCGCGACTTTGCCCTCAGCGACGCCTTCCCACACGAGGCGCTGATGGATCAGCTCGGTGGCGTCGACTTCAAGAAGGGCTGCTATGTCGGCCAGGAGGTGGTCTCGCGCATGCAGCACCGCGGCACCGCCCGCACCCGCATTCTGCCGATCGTCTACCGCGACGGTCCGGCGCCCGAGCCCGGCACCGAGGTGACCGCGGGCGCGCGCAGCCTCGGTGTCACGGGCAGCCGCGCGGGCGATCGGGGGCTGGCGACGATCCGCCTCGACCGTCTCGGCGACGCGCTTGCCGCCGACGAGCCGGTGCGGGCGGGCGGCACGGTGGCGGGTGTGATGAAGCCTGACTTCGCCACCTTCGCCTTTCCCTCCGACACGGCCGCCGCCGGATGA